A genomic region of Arachis stenosperma cultivar V10309 chromosome 9, arast.V10309.gnm1.PFL2, whole genome shotgun sequence contains the following coding sequences:
- the LOC130948354 gene encoding protein PHOTOSYSTEM I ASSEMBLY 2, chloroplastic: MAMAMASSTSANITVIHRCLPSPNRVKALRLRVVNSTQHNQEHNTSQSQEEASVKVSRRVCLTCMCSSAALTLIAAAPNSTAAAGMEKAVCRNCGGSGAIICDMCGGTGKWKALNRKRAKDVYEFTECPNCYGRGKLVCPVCLGTGLPNNKGLLRRPDARKLLDKMYNGRLLPNS, translated from the exons ATGGCAATGGCAATGGCGAGTTCTACTTCTGCTAATATCACTGTTATTCATCGGTGCCTTCCTTCTCCAAACAGAGTAAAAGCGTTGCGGCTTCGTGTTGTTAACTCAACTCAACACAATCAAGAACACAATACCTCACAGTCACAG GAAGAAGCATCAGTGAAGGTTTCAAGGCGCGTGTGTCTAACGTGCATGTGTTCGAGTGCAGCTCTGACTCTAATTGCAGCTGCACCAAATTCAACTGCTGCGGCGGGAATGGAGAAAGCAGTGTGTAGAAACTGCGGCGGAAGTGGTGCCATCATCTGTGACATGTGCGGTGGTACCGGAAAATGGAAAGCTCTCAACAGGAAACGAGCCAAAGATGTTTATGAATTCACTGAGTGTCCTAATTGTTACG GTCGAGGAAAGCTTGTGTGTCCAGTTTGCTTAGGAACTGGGTTGCCAAACAATAAAGGTCTCCTAAGGAGGCCTGATGCGCGAAAACT
- the LOC130948353 gene encoding high mobility group B protein 15-like — MASASCASKSPLPMKDAGVASASGYYVYPPPQASYEEVANNPKLFMETLEKLHSSMGTKFMIPIIGGRELDLHRLFVEVTSRGGIEKIIKERKWKEVTATFNFPSTATNASFVLRKYYASLLYHYEQIYYFKAPGWSPAASSFFSSAGGLQCQSSIPVPVQKAQFMPPSSGFQSPVFQQSSANAAELPEAMRKSSGGSQVIGVIDGKFESGYLVTVTIGSEKLKGVLYQAPQKPGLSTSHHGVLANNSGASAPLGVRRRRRRKKSEIKRRDPAHPKPNRSGYNFFFAEQHARLKAHHHGKDREISRIIGELWNKLNESERVVYQEKAMKDKERYRVEMEDYREKQKMGQVISDAVPLQQRLPEDMKLDETEGDSFQTPEESSTGGSDYDDDRAMEKDFDEDASPVAGMGAESSCLGSEKSPNGGL; from the exons ATGGCATCAGCTTCTTGTGCGAGTAAGAGCCCGTTACCAATGAAAGATGCTGGAGTAGCTTCAGCTTCGGGGTATTATGTGTATCCTCCACCGCAAGCAAGCTACGAGGAGGTTGCAAACAATCCCAAGCTCTTCATGGAAACCTTGGAGAAGCTCCACTCTTCTATGGGCACCAAGTTCAT GATTCCCATTATTGGGGGAAGAGAATTAGATTTGCATCGACTCTTTGTTGAAGTAACTTCTAGAGGAGGTATTGAGAAG ATAATCAAAgagagaaaatggaaggaaGTAACTGCAACTTTCAATTTTCCATCAACTGCTACAAATGCCTCTTTTGTTCTGCGGAAGtactatgcttcattgctttACCATTATGAACAAATCTACTATTTCAAAGCCCCTGGATGGAGTCCAGCTGCTTCCA GCTTTTTCTCTTCAGCAGGCGGTCTGCAGTGTCAATCATCCATTCCAGTTCCAGTGCAAAAGGCACAGTTTATGCCGCCGTCATCAGGATTTCAATCGCCGGTCTTTCAACAGTCAAGCGCTAATGCTGCTGAATTGCCTGAAG CCATGAGAAAATCTTCAGGAGGGTCTCAGGTGATTGGGGTCATTGATGGAAAGTTCGAAAGTGGCTATCTAGTCACTGTAACAATAGGTTCAGAGAAACTTAAAGGCGTCCTCTATCAGGCTCCACAAAAACCTGGATTGTCTACTTCTCATCACGGAGTTTTGGCCAACAACAGTGGCGCCTCTGCTCCGTTAGGTGTCCGTCGGCGCCGGCGCAGAAAGAAATCAGAAATAAAGCGGAGAGATCCTGCTCATCCAAAACCCAACAGAAGTGGTTACAATTTCTTTTTTGCGGAACAGCATGCAAGGCTAAAAGCACACCATCATGGGAAGGACAGGGAGATTAGTAGGATCATTGGCGAACTCTGGAACAAGTTGAATGAATCAGAAAGAGTA GTTTATCAAGAGAAGGCTATGAAGGATAAAGAGAGGTATAGAGTGGAAATGGAGGATTATCGTGAGAAGCAGAAGATGGGCCAAGTTATTAGTGATGCTGTGCCTCTGCAGCAGCGGCTTCCTGAGGACATGAAATTGGATGAAACGGAGGGCGATTCTTTTCAAACACCAGAAGAAAGCAGTACTGGTGGAAGCGACTATGACGATGATAGAGCTATggaaaaagattttgatgaGGATGCATCACCGGTTGCCGGCATGGGTGCTGAATCTAGCTGCTTGGGCTCGGAGAAGTCACCCAATGGAGGTTTATGA